One genomic segment of Drosophila melanogaster chromosome 3L includes these proteins:
- the Src64B gene encoding Src oncogene at 64B, isoform D, whose protein sequence is MGNKCCSKRQDQELALAYPTGGYKKSDYTFGQTHINSSGGGNMGGVLGQKHNNGGSLDSRYTPDPNHRGPLKIGGKGGVDIIRPRTTPTGVPGVVLKRVVVALYDYKSRDESDLSFMKGDRMEVIDDTESDWWRVVNLTTRQEGLIPLNFVAEERSVNSEDWFFENVLRKEADKLLLAEENPRGTFLVRPSEHNPNGYSLSVKDWEDGRGYHVKHYRIKPLDNGGYYIATNQTFPSLQALVMAYSKNALGLCHILSRPCPKPQPQMWDLGPELRDKYEIPRSEIQLLRKLGRGNFGEVFYGKWRNSIDVAVKTLREGTMSTAAFLQEAAIMKKFRHNRLVALYAVCSQEEPIYIVQEYMSKGSLLDFLREGDGRYLHFEDLIYIATQVASGMEYLESKQLIHRDLAARNVLIGENNVAKICDFGLARVIADDEYCPKQGSRFPVKWTAPEAIIYGKFSIKSDVWSYGILLMELFTYGQVPYPGMHSREVIENIERGFRMPKPTNHYFPDNIYQLLLQCWDAVPEKRPTFEFLNHYFESFSVTSEVPYREVQD, encoded by the exons ATGGGCAACAAATGCTGCAGCAAGCGACAGGATCAGGAACTGGCACTGGCCTATCCCACTGGGGGCTACAAGAAATCCGACTACACCTTTGGCCAGACGCacatcaacagcagcggcggcggcaacaTGGGCGGCGTTCTTGGCCAGAAGCATAACAACGGTGGCTCGCTGGACTCGCGCTACACGCCCGATCCCAATCATCGGGGTCCGTTGAAAATCGGCGGAAAGGGCGGCGTTGACATCATCAGACCACGCACCACACCAA CCGGTGTTCCTGGTGTCGTGCTCAAGCGCGTTGTCGTGGCCCTGTACGACTATAAATCCCGCGATGAATCCGATCTGAGCTTCATGAAGGGTGACCGCATGGAGGTCATCGACGACACCGAGTCCGATTGGTGGCGCGTCGTGAACCTAACCACCCGGCAGGAGGGCCTCATCCCGCTCAATTTCGTGGCGGAGGAGCGCAGCGTGAACAGCGAAGA CTGGTTCTTTGAGAATGTGCTACGAAAGGAGGCGGACAAGTTGCTGCTGGCCGAGGAGAATCCGCGTGGCACTTTCCTCGTGCGACCTTCAGAGCACAATCCCAATGGCTACTCGCTGTCGGTGAAGGATTGGGAGGATGGACGTGGATACCATGTGAAGCACTACCGTATCAAGCCACTGGATAATGGCGGCTACTACATAGCCACCAATCAGACTTTCCCCTCGCTTCAGGCCTTGGTCATGGCATACAGCA AAAACGCTCTTGGCCTGTGTCACATATTGTCGCGTCCCTGCCCCAAACCGCAGCCCCAGATGTGGGACTTGGGTCCGGAGCTGCGCGATAAGTACGAGATTCCGCGCTCGGAGATTCAGCTGCTGCGCAAACTGGGACGCGGCAACTTTGGCGAGGTCTTCTACGGCAAATGGCGCAACAGCATCGATGTGGCGGTCAAAACGCTGCGCGAAGGCACCATGTCCACGGCTGCTTTCCTTCAGGAGGCCGCGATTATGAAGAAGTTCCGACACAACCGCCTGGTGGCCCTCTATGCCGTTTGCTCGCAG GAGGAGCCCATTTACATCGTGCAGGAGTACATGTCCAAGGGCAGTCTGCTGGACTTCTTGCGCGAGGGCGATGGCCGCTACTTGCACTTCGAAGATCTCATCTACATAGCCACCCAGGTGGCCAGCGGTATGGAGTATCTAGAGTCCAAGCAGCTCATCCATCGCGATCTGGCGGCCCGTAATGTGCTGATCGGAGAGAATAATGTGGCGAAGATTTGTGATTTTGGACTGGCGCGTGTCATCGCGGATGACGAGTACTGCCCCAAGCAGGGATCCCGGTTTCCGGTCAAGTGGACGGCGCCCGAGGCGATCATCTACGGCAAGTTCTCGATCAAGTCGGACGTGTGGTCCTATGGCATTCTGCTGATGGAGCTGTTCACGTACGGACAAGTGCCCTATCCGGGCATGCATAGTCGCGAGGTGATTGAGAACATCGAGCGCGGTTTCCGCATGCCGAAGCCAACGAATCACTACTTCCCGGACAACATTTATCAGCTGCTGCTCCAGTGCTGGGATGCTGTGCCCGAGAAGCGGCCGACATTCGAGTTCTTGAACCACTACTTCGAGTCCTTCTCGGTCACGTCGGAGGTGCCGTATCGAGAGGTGCAAGACTAA
- the Src64B gene encoding Src oncogene at 64B, isoform K (unusual splice) yields MGNKCCSKRQDQELALAYPTGGYKKSDYTFGQTHINSSGGGNMGGVLGQKHNNGGSLDSRYTPDPNHRGPLKIGGKGGVDIIRPRTTPTGVPGVVLKRVVVALYDYKSRDESDLSFMKGDRMEVIDDTESDWWRVVNLTTRQEGLIPLNFVAEERSVNSEDWFFENVLRKEADKLLLAEENPRGTFLVRPSEHNPNGYSLSVKDWEDGRGYHVKHYRIKPLDNGGYYIATNQTFPSLQALVMAYSKENALGLCHILSRPCPKPQPQMWDLGPELRDKYEIPRSEIQLLRKLGRGNFGEVFYGKWRNSIDVAVKTLREGTMSTAAFLQEAAIMKKFRHNRLVALYAVCSQEEPIYIVQEYMSKGSLLDFLREGDGRYLHFEDLIYIATQVASGMEYLESKQLIHRDLAARNVLIGENNVAKICDFGLARVIADDEYCPKQGSRFPVKWTAPEAIIYGKFSIKSDVWSYGILLMELFTYGQVPYPGMHSREVIENIERGFRMPKPTNHYFPDNIYQLLLQCWDAVPEKRPTFEFLNHYFESFSVTSEVPYREVQD; encoded by the exons ATGGGCAACAAATGCTGCAGCAAGCGACAGGATCAGGAACTGGCACTGGCCTATCCCACTGGGGGCTACAAGAAATCCGACTACACCTTTGGCCAGACGCacatcaacagcagcggcggcggcaacaTGGGCGGCGTTCTTGGCCAGAAGCATAACAACGGTGGCTCGCTGGACTCGCGCTACACGCCCGATCCCAATCATCGGGGTCCGTTGAAAATCGGCGGAAAGGGCGGCGTTGACATCATCAGACCACGCACCACACCAA CCGGTGTTCCTGGTGTCGTGCTCAAGCGCGTTGTCGTGGCCCTGTACGACTATAAATCCCGCGATGAATCCGATCTGAGCTTCATGAAGGGTGACCGCATGGAGGTCATCGACGACACCGAGTCCGATTGGTGGCGCGTCGTGAACCTAACCACCCGGCAGGAGGGCCTCATCCCGCTCAATTTCGTGGCGGAGGAGCGCAGCGTGAACAGCGAAGA CTGGTTCTTTGAGAATGTGCTACGAAAGGAGGCGGACAAGTTGCTGCTGGCCGAGGAGAATCCGCGTGGCACTTTCCTCGTGCGACCTTCAGAGCACAATCCCAATGGCTACTCGCTGTCGGTGAAGGATTGGGAGGATGGACGTGGATACCATGTGAAGCACTACCGTATCAAGCCACTGGATAATGGCGGCTACTACATAGCCACCAATCAGACTTTCCCCTCGCTTCAGGCCTTGGTCATGGCATACAGCA AAGAAAACGCTCTTGGCCTGTGTCACATATTGTCGCGTCCCTGCCCCAAACCGCAGCCCCAGATGTGGGACTTGGGTCCGGAGCTGCGCGATAAGTACGAGATTCCGCGCTCGGAGATTCAGCTGCTGCGCAAACTGGGACGCGGCAACTTTGGCGAGGTCTTCTACGGCAAATGGCGCAACAGCATCGATGTGGCGGTCAAAACGCTGCGCGAAGGCACCATGTCCACGGCTGCTTTCCTTCAGGAGGCCGCGATTATGAAGAAGTTCCGACACAACCGCCTGGTGGCCCTCTATGCCGTTTGCTCGCAG GAGGAGCCCATTTACATCGTGCAGGAGTACATGTCCAAGGGCAGTCTGCTGGACTTCTTGCGCGAGGGCGATGGCCGCTACTTGCACTTCGAAGATCTCATCTACATAGCCACCCAGGTGGCCAGCGGTATGGAGTATCTAGAGTCCAAGCAGCTCATCCATCGCGATCTGGCGGCCCGTAATGTGCTGATCGGAGAGAATAATGTGGCGAAGATTTGTGATTTTGGACTGGCGCGTGTCATCGCGGATGACGAGTACTGCCCCAAGCAGGGATCCCGGTTTCCGGTCAAGTGGACGGCGCCCGAGGCGATCATCTACGGCAAGTTCTCGATCAAGTCGGACGTGTGGTCCTATGGCATTCTGCTGATGGAGCTGTTCACGTACGGACAAGTGCCCTATCCGGGCATGCATAGTCGCGAGGTGATTGAGAACATCGAGCGCGGTTTCCGCATGCCGAAGCCAACGAATCACTACTTCCCGGACAACATTTATCAGCTGCTGCTCCAGTGCTGGGATGCTGTGCCCGAGAAGCGGCCGACATTCGAGTTCTTGAACCACTACTTCGAGTCCTTCTCGGTCACGTCGGAGGTGCCGTATCGAGAGGTGCAAGACTAA